Proteins found in one Nerophis lumbriciformis linkage group LG27, RoL_Nlum_v2.1, whole genome shotgun sequence genomic segment:
- the samd1b gene encoding sterile alpha motif domain-containing protein 1 yields MSGPNNKYREWILETIDSLRSRKARPDLERICRMVRRRHGSDPDRTRAELEKLIQDQTVLKVSYKGSISYRNAAKVQRKSRKKEAAAAAELVSNNNGDSALSLTDQEEDSGEPSPDHRPVKKRRINKSHGSGGAAAAAAEEDESGPPEVRPDTRDSEPSEQSSTACAGEHQQNAPLRPKLGLGRPASNLDLSERSLRLGPDVAIPAKPLVLRELWGYLSGQERLSEEKVKVVMEKEVAVRGRLRRTRCGNATLPPRGARTAEGSGGRLAKDKKALQESERMEAAGEIGVQENEEEDPIEEGRTSLVAMTTTAGVKEKATEDGEIQRSLEEESSGQHEHSDKEGLSGVDPIAMTECSPPLGASPSRCNSKHADQTPATPDQIDSLEDAQSGFNGVERKTEVGVSSCLLTPTASPRDNGLSEEPGMNCGVTNGGFIKIEVVSGSPVNWTVSDVVSYFTSAGFPEQAAAFGTQEIDGKSLLLMQRNDVLIGLSIKLGPALKIYEHHVKVLQKTHFEDDDCT; encoded by the exons ATGTCCGGACCGAACAACAAGTACCGGGAGTGGATACTGGAAACCATCGACTCGCTCCGCTCCAGGAAAGCGCGCCCGGACCTGGAGAGGATTTGTCGAATGGTCCGCCGACGACACGGGTCAGACCCGGACCGAACCAGGGCGGAACTGGAGAAACTGATCCAGGATCAGACTGTGTTGAAAGTTAGCTACAAGGGGTCTATCTCGTACCGGAACGCGGCTAAGGTGCAGCGGAAGAGCCGGAAgaaagaggcggcggcggcggcggagctTGTGAGCAACAACAACGGCGACAGCGCGCTCAGCCTCACCGACCAGGAGGAGGACTCCGGGGAGCCCAGCCCGGACCACCGACCGGTGAAAAAGAGGCGAATTAATAAGTCTCACGGGAGTGGTggtgcggcggcggcggcggcggaagAAGATGAATCAGGACCGCCAGAAGTCCGCCCGGACACGCGGGACAGTGAACCGTCCGAGCAAAGTTCCACCGCATGCGCCGGCGAACACCAACAAAACGCGCCGCTTCGCCCCAAACTTGGACTCGGGAGACCCGCATCCAACTTGGACCTGTCCGAGCGGAGCCTCCGCCTCGGCCCCGACGTCGCCATCCCCGCCAAGCCGCTCGTACTGCGAGAGCTCTGGGGCTATCTCAGCGGCCAGGAGCGCCTCTCGGAGGAGAAAGTCAAAGTGGTGATGGAGAAAGAGGTGGCGGTGAGAGGCCGGCTGCGCAGGACCCGCTGCGGGAACGCCACTCTCCCCCCGCGGGGGGCGAGGACGGCGGAGGGGTCCGGCGGGAGACTCGCAAAGGACAAAAAG GCTCTACAGGAGAGCGAACGGATGGAGGCAGCCGGTGAAATAGGTGTGCAAGAGAACGAAGAGGAGGATCCCATTGAGGAGGGACGAACATCCCTGGTAGCCATGACAACCACAGCAGGTGTCAAGGAGAAAGCCACAGAAGATGGTGAAATCCAAAGATCCTTGGAGGAGGAGAGTTCTGGTCAGCATGAACATAGTGACAAAG AGGGCCTGTCAGGTGTGGACCCCATCGCTATGACTGAGTGTTCGCCTCCTTTGGGTGCTTCCCCATCACGATGCAACAGTAAACATGCGGACCAGACACCTGCCACACCTGATCAG ATCGATTCGCTCGAAGACGCCCAGTCGGGCTTTAACG GTGTTGAGCGTAAGACAGAAGTGGGCGTGTCCTCCTGCCTGCTCACACCCACCGCCTCCCCCAGAGACAACGGCCTGTCTGAAGAGCCCGGGATGAATTGTGGCGTTACCAATGGAGG GTTTATTAAGATAGAAGTGGTCAGCGGGAGCCCAGTGAACTGGACCGTGTCTGATGTGGTCTCCTATTTTACCAGCGCCGGTTTCCCCGAGCAGGCCGCTGCCTTTGGGACACAG GAAATCGATGGGAAGTCCCTTCTCCTAATGCAGCGTAATGACGTTTTGATTGGCCTGTCAATCAAACTGGGCCCCGCCCTCAAGATCTACGAGCACCATGTGAAGGTTTTGCAAAAAACTCACTTTGAGGATGACGACTGTACATGA